The window tttttatataaagaactatataatatttagatttatttcttaaaaaatatgtatttaataGAGATATTAtgtttgaattttttaaatatagttaCAGAATGCAtgatttatatttgttttatgataatattcTTATTCAATAGATATACtttgaagaaataatatattattcccGTTCAGCCCGATAGGATATATTAATTGGACCGGGTCCAAAACTTCCATCATAAAACTCTTCATATCCTGGAAATCTTCCTGGAAATTGTCCATAGAATGTACGGGGGATTTGATTGTTAAttctccttcctcctctaAAGAATGTCCCAACTGGAGTATactaatgttaaaaaa is drawn from Plasmodium vivax scf_6561 genomic scaffold, whole genome shotgun sequence and contains these coding sequences:
- a CDS encoding hypothetical protein (encoded by transcript PVX_060190A; truncated due to end of contig at 5'); translation: VEPAPILGVSGGMGALFLLFKLGHSLEEEGELTIKSPVHSMDNFQEDFQDMKSFMMEVLDPVQLIYPIGLNGNNILFLQSISIE